A DNA window from Helianthus annuus cultivar XRQ/B chromosome 15, HanXRQr2.0-SUNRISE, whole genome shotgun sequence contains the following coding sequences:
- the LOC110912115 gene encoding uncharacterized protein LOC110912115, producing the protein MVDAVQYQVNSSRSQCVVNMKNRTCTCRKWDLTSMPCKHAVAAINDMARNDIRIGVPEELVDEVYWLSTWKKVYENVINPIPGPENWIPSQCPTKLLPPKHHKRVGRPQKKRKKSVGEAEVEAHFDSEGKMTRKGNTTKCSKCGNLGHNSRTCKGQGGENVVHAPSEDQVAGGENKTRKGKCSKCGTLGHNSRTCKGQGGENVQESQSATQGAPTSSEA; encoded by the exons ATGGTGGATGCAGTACAGTACCAG GTGAATAGCTCAAGATCTCAGTGTGTTGTTAATATGAAGAACAGAACATGCACCTGCAGAAAGTGGGATTTAACTAGCATGCCATGTAAACATGCAGTGGCTGCTATCAATGATATGGCCAGGAATGATATTAGGATAGGGGTGCCAGAAGAATTGGTTGATGAAGTGTATTGGTTATCCACATGGAAGAAGGTTTATGAGAATGTGATTAATCCAATTCCCGGGCCTGAGAATTGGATACCCTCACAATGTCCCACCAAACTTCTGCCTCCCAAACACCATAAGCGGGTTGGGAGGCCacaaaagaagagaaagaaatcAGTTGGTGAGGCTGAAGTTGAAGCTCATTTTGATAGTGAGGGAAAAATGACCAGGAAGGGCAATACAACCAAGTGCAGCAAGTGCGGAAATTTGGGACACAACAGTAGGACATGCAAGGGGCAGGGTGGGGAGAATGTTGTACATGCACCAAGTGAGGATCAAGTTGCAGGTGGAGAAAACAAAACCAGGAAGGGCAAGTGTAGCAAGTGTGGAACCTTGGGTCACAACAGTAGGACATGCAAGGGCCAGGGAGGGGAGAATGTTCAAGAATCTCAAAGTGCAACACAAGGTGCACCAACTTCGAGTGAAGCTTAG
- the LOC110912112 gene encoding RNA-binding KH domain-containing protein RCF3: MDRSRSKRYYYDHQDYDPIDTIRTTKPRYTTTTNHHYPRRNSFSNAAGPRKVQDPSSLMVTTSYRILCPDAKAGGVIGKSGSIIKAIRQHTGAWINVHELVPGDEERIIEVSDTRRRDPDGRMPNFSPAQEALLLIHERILKSEGGGYNLGYGGDDDDVYGGRGGGGGVVNNRLVSRLVVSRLHVGSLLGKGGKIIEQMRMETKTHIRILPRDHTIPRCVDMSEEIVQVVGDINSVKNAMDIISSRLRESQHRDRSHLFNKLQSSDKFFPPEDDFMYHQNNIIHRPSMDGPNYRSRLPDGLNNSRSFNHGSRPSSYDDIGASPLPDNAQSLYAEDLVFRILCPSNKVDSVIGQSDGFMELLQNEIGVDVRVADRVAGSDEQVITVFSDEGPDDDLFPAQEALLHIQTRILDLVPDKENIVTTRLLLSAGEAACLDGRDGFLADTKKMTGADIQILPRENLPRFVSVNDELVQIVGEIKAAREALVEVTLRLRNYLYQGFSQKDGQPSPFLAPSPVGSASNMEAASSNITTSRETYTGNDKPSAASNDTTAAPAPAKNNAGSNSEPVNLTESGTREDAPSSMNRIVMPMVTRSTLEVVIPEYAVPKLITKSRNKLAQISELSGANVQLVDTSPEATEHVIKISGTREQAERAQSLLQGFILSIQDDGP; this comes from the exons ATGGACCGATCAAGATCCAAACGATACTACTACGACCACCAAGACTACGACCCAATCGACACCATTCGCACCACCAAACCCCGCTACACCACCACCACAAACCACCACTACCCCCGCCGGAACAGCTTCTCCAATGCTGCGGGACCCCGGAAAGTACAGGACCCATCATCTCTCATGGTAACAACAAGTTACAGGATCCTATGCCCCGATGCGAAAGCCGGAGGTGTAATCGGCAAGTCTGGAAGCATAATCAAGGCCATTAGACAACACACAGGTGCTTGGATCAATGTTCATGAATTGGTTCCAGGTGATGAGGAGAGAATTATTGAGGTTTCGGATACGCGGCGGAGGGATCCGGATGGCCGAATGCCCAACTTTTCGCCTGCGCAAGAGGCCTTGTTGTTGATACATGAGAGGATATTGAAGAGTGAAGGAGGGGGGTATAATTTGGGATATGggggtgatgatgatgatgtgtaTGGGGgtaggggtgggggtgggggtgtaGTGAATAATAGGTTGGTGTCTAGATTGGTGGTGTCTAGGTTGCATGTGGGGAGTTTGCTTGGGAAAGGGGGGAAGATTATTGAGCAGATGAGGATGGAGACTAAGACTCATATTAGGATATTGCCGAGAGATCATACGATACCGCGGTGTGTCGACATGTCGGAGGAGATTGTTCAG GTTGTTGGTGACATAAACTCGGTGAAGAACGCAATGGATATTATATCTTCACGATTGAGGGAAAGTCAACATCGGGACCGCAGTCATTTATTCAATAAGCTACAATCATCCGATAAGTTCTTTCCTCCTGAAGACGACTTCATGTATCACCAAAACAATATAATCCATCGACCATCAATGGATGGGCCTAACTACAGGTCCCGCTTACCTGACGGTTTAAACAATTCAAGAAGCTTTAATCATGGGTCGCGTCCATCTAGTTATGATGATATCGGAGCTAGTCCTTTGCCTGACAACGCTCAGTCGTTATATGCCGAAGATCTTGTATTTAGAATACTTTGCCCAAGTAACAAGGTTGATAGCGTTATTGGGCAATCGGATGGCTTTATGGAACTGCTTCAGAATGAAATCGGTGTAGACGTTAGGGTTGCTGATCGTGTGGCTGGGTCGGATGAACAAGTAATCACCGTTTTTTCAGATGAG GGCCCTGATGACGATCTCTTTCCTGCTCAAGAGGCTCTTTTGCATATTCAGACTCGAATTCTGGATCTCGTTCCCGACAAAGAAAATATCGTAACTACTCGGCTTTTACTGTCTGCTGGTGAAGCTGCGTGTTTGGATGGTAGAGATGGATTCTTAGCCGACACCAAGAAAATGACCGGTGCGGATATTCAGATTCTACCCAGAGAAAATCTTCCACGGTTTGTATCAGTTAACGATGAACTTGTACAG ATTGTTGGAGAGATTAAGGCTGCTAGAGAAGCACTTGTGGAGGTGACGTTGAGATTACGAAATTATTTATATCAAGGGTTTAGTCAAAAGGATGGTCAACCCAGCCCCTTTCTTGCACCGAGCCCTGTAGGGAGTGCTTCAAATATGGAAGCAGCTTCTAGTAATATTACAACTTCTCGGGAAACTTACACTGGAAATGATAAACCCTCTGCTGCATCTAATGATACCACCGCAGCACCAGCTCCAGCTAAG aaTAACGCTGGATCTAACAGTGAACCTGTAAATCTAACTGAAAGTGGGACTCGTGAAGATGCACCAAGTTCCATGAACAG GATCGTCATGCCAATGGTTACTAGGAGTACACTTGAAGTTGTCATACCAGAATATGCAGTACCCAAGCTCATAACAAAATCTAGAAATAAGCTTGCTCAGATTAGCGAA CTTTCGGGAGCGAATGTTCAACTGGTTGATACAAGCCCAGAAGCAACAGAGCATGTTATTAAAATTTCTGGTACCCGAGAGCAAGCGGAAAGAGCCCAGAGCTTGCTTCAAGGATTTATTTTGAGCA TACAAGATGATGGCCCTTAG
- the LOC110912114 gene encoding putative aminoacrylate hydrolase RutD, with amino-acid sequence MPYCNVGDYQTGADAITNKGIRIFYRTYGGGPIKVFMIIGLAATHDSWNPQIEGLVGSVKVEPNDAVEDRGGDNDNDNGKGIEVCAIDNRGVGRSSIPKRSEYTTTIMAKDAIAVMDHLGWKKAHVFGHSMGGMLASKLAALFPERLMSLALLNVTGGGYECLPKLDRQTLSIAVRFLRAKTPEQRAAVDLDTHYTQEYLKECVGDETRRAVLYREYVKAISSSGMQSNHGFDGQIHACWTHKISRTDIEMIRNEGFLISVIHGRYDVIAQVSHARRLAKKLYPYAKMVELHGGHLVSHERTKEVNEALLELIKAAESKTSPHDWTNLSEKSTGFWSMNFSSGYKSEGSIAETVRRIVLYIFSIFVLAFEFIRRVPRRIRPVRVGTGFT; translated from the exons ATGCCGTATTGCAACGTCGGAGACTACCAGACCGGCGCCGATGCAATCACGAACAAGGGTATAAGAATTTTCTACAGAACTTACGGCGGTGGTCCAATCAAAGTTTTTATGATCATAG GATTGGCAGCGACCCATGACTCATGGAACCCACAAATCGAGGGTCTTGTTGGGTCGGTGAAAGTGGAACCAAACGACGCCGTTGAAGATCGGGGTGgagataatgataatgataatgggAAAGGTATAGAGGTGTGTGCGATTGATAATCGAGGTGTTGGGCGTAGCTCTATACCTAAAAGATCAGAATATAC AACAACAATCATGGCGAAAGATGCCATTGCAGTAATGGACCATTTGGGTTGGAAAAAAGCTCATGTGTTTGGCCACTCAATGG GTGGGATGCTAGCTTCCAAACTGGCTGCCCTTTTCCCAGAAAGGCTTATGTCTTTGGCTTTACTTAATGTAACAGGCGGAGGCTACGAGTGTCTTCCTAAG CTTGATCGTCAAACCTTGTCCATTGCGGTTCGTTTTCTAAGGGCTAAAACTCCAGAGCAAAGAGCGGCCGTTGATCTAGACACCCACTACACTCAG GAGTATCTTAAAGAGTGTGTTGGAGATGAAACAAGAAGAGCAGTACTATATCGA GAATATGTTAAAGCGATTTCATCAAGTGGGATGCAATCAAATCATGGGTTTGATGGTCAGATTCATGCATGCTGGACGCATAAAATATCTAGAACAGATATAGAAATGATCCGCAACGAAGGTTTTCTCATATCCGTCATTCATGGCAG ATATGACGTTATTGCTCAAGTATCCCATGCAAGGAGGCTTGCAAAGAAGTTATATCCATATGCAAAGATGGTGGAACTTCACGGAGGTCATCTTGTGAGTCATGAGAGGACGAAAGAG GTCAATGAAGCTTTGCTTGAACTGATAAAGGCAGCAGAAAGCAAGACAAGCCCGCATGACTGGACCAATTTGTCAGAGAAGAGCACTG GCTTCTGGTCAATGAATTTCTCTAGTGGATACAAGTCGGAAGGTAGCATTGCTGAAACAGTTAGGCGCATCGTGCTATACATATTTAGCATTTTTGTATTAGCGTTTGAATTTATACGAAGAGTTCCAAGACGTATAAGACCAGTCAGGGTGGGCACCGGCTTCACATGA
- the LOC110912113 gene encoding nephrocystin-3, which translates to MSSLCPSIHSDLLQLQKGIVKFFNQPQKGKCNMRLYPVPNGCSVFRCYTTTKSLHVGGPVNGNQVSSVVDGSEKSQRKLLGDDLEMKLEELFSEIKSLIKMGNKDDALDLLEANYEAVKEQMIAGDKTIQEAAVLDVIALGYMAIGDFKMVKSILNTLDEIVQNLGDDEPLIDSILTHMGSMHSTLGRFEKSMLSYKRALEILERYHGDNSTSLVMPLLGMGKALGSVGRATKAVDVYNRIISILESNLGAESEEMVVPLNALGNLLIEQGKAEDAGNPFMRIVGIYTKLYGKNDQRVGMAMCSLANAKCAKGDADSAIKLYKNALEVLEHSESMNIDDSVLEKTRIDLAELLHVVGREEEGRELLGECLSITKKYKGEEDPSFVTHITNLATSYSRSKNYVEAERLLRSSLEIMERNVGPDDPSVTFVMLQLAVTLYNMNRDEEAEQLALKVLRVREKVFGDASLPVGEALDCLICIQKRMGRDDGEILDLLKRNLSIQEKAFGDESEQVVETLKKIVFFMDKLGIKDHKAPFQRRLSLLRSKFKQQIQY; encoded by the exons ATGAGTAGTTTGTGTCCAAGCATTCACTCTGACTTGTTACAGTTACAGAAAGGGATCGTTAAATTTTTTAATCAACCTCAAAAAGGAAAATGTAACATGAGGTTGTATCCGGTGCCCAACGGGTGTTCGGTCTTTAGATGTTACACTACTACCAAATCATTGCATGTTGGTGGTCCGGTTAATGGAAATCAAGTTTCTTCTGTTGTTGATGGTTCAGAAAAATCTCAAAG AAAACTATTGGGTGACGATCTTGAAATGAAGTTAGAAGAACTGTTCTCTGAAATCAAAAGCCTGATAAAAATGGGAAATAAAGATGATgctcttgatctactcgaagcaAATTATGAAGCTGTGAAAGAACAAATGATTGCGGGAGATAAAACCATACAAGAAGCGGCTGTTTTAGACGTCATAGCCTTAGGTTACATGGCAATCGGAGACTTTAAGATGGTTAAATCTATCTTGAATACG TTGGATGAGATTGTACAAAATTTGGGAGATGATGAGCCTCTTATTGATTCGATATTGACGCACATGGGGAGTATGCATTCAACTTTAGGGAGGTTTGAAAAGTCAATGCTTTCGTACAAGAGAGCTCTTGAAATTTTGGAGCGATATCACG GGGATAATAGTACCTCGCTTGTTATGCCGTTATTGGGAATGGGCAAGGCTCTTGGTTCTGTGGGCCGAGCAACAAAGGCGGTTGACGTTTATAATCGAATTATATCTATATTGGAGTCAAATTTGGGAGCAGAAAGTGAGGAGATGGTAGTACCTTTGAATGCGCTTGGCAATCTTTTAATAGAACAAGGCAAAGCTGAAGATGCCGGAAATCCTTTTATgag AATTGTAGGCATATATACCAAGTTATATGGAAAAAATGATCAAAGAGTTGGAATGGCCATGTGTTCTCTAGCTAACGCAAAGTGCGCAAAAG GAGATGCAGATTCAGCCATCAAATTGTATAAAAATGCTCTTGAGGTGCTGGAGCATTCAGAAAGTATGAATATCGACGACAGCGTATTGGAGAAGACACGGATAGACCTCGCAGAGTTGCTTCATGTTGTAGGAAG AGAAGAAGAAGGCCGGGAACTTTTGGGAGAATGTTTGTCAATAaccaagaaatacaaaggagaagAGGATCCGAGTTTCGTAACCCACATTACAAATCTTGCAACCTCCTATTCACGTTCCAAGAATTATGTAGAAGCTGAGCGGCTTTTAAGATCAAGTTTAGAAATTATGGAAAGGAACGTGGGCCCTGATGATCCTTCAGTTACGTTTGTGATGTTACAGCTTGCTGTAACTCTTTACAACATGAATCGTGATGAAGAAGCGGAGCAACTGGCTCTTAAAGTCTTGCGGGTTCGTGAGAAAGTGTTTGGAGATGCTTCTTTACCAGTTG GGGAGGCACTGGACTGTTTAATATGCATTCAGAAAAGAATGGGAAGAGATGATGGTGAAATATTGGATCTGCTGAAGAGGAATTTAAGCATACAAGAGAAAGCATTTGGTGATGAAAGTGAACAAGTAGTTGAAACTCTCAAGAAGATTGTTTTTTTCATGGACAAACTTGGTATTAAAGATCACAAGGCTCCTTTTCAAAGGAGATTGTCTTTACTTAGAAGTAAATTTAAGCAACAAATTCagtattaa